A region from the Brassica napus cultivar Da-Ae chromosome C8, Da-Ae, whole genome shotgun sequence genome encodes:
- the LOC106411938 gene encoding germin-like protein subfamily 1 member 8, translated as MFLFFHLPLSLIIHQRFLLLDFLPKIARKLIFFPSIMMSLRICVQFCAIKGKFSLICSDLLPEIHRVLQSQLLRPLSLPPTIVDSLHQSLKSMSIEEDEVPLTLPDSPRFRVFDVLSLLALTLPLAIASDPSPLQDFCVGVNTPASGVFVNGKFCKDPRIVNADDFFSSVLNRPGNLNNAVGSNVTTVNVDNLGGLNTLGISLVRIDYAPNGQNPPHTHPRATEILVVQQGTLLVGFVSSNQDRNRLFAKTLNVGDVFVFPEGLIHFQFNLGRTPAVAIAALSSQNAGVITIANTVFGSNPAIDPNVLARAFQMDANVVRDLQNRF; from the exons atgtttctttttttccatcTCCCTCTTTCCTTAATTATTCACCAAAGATTTCTCTTGCTCGATTTCTTGCCTAAAATAGCGAGGAAATTGATTTTCTTTCCTTCTATCATGATGTCTTTAAGGATTTGTGTTCAATTTTGCGCCATCAAAGGAAAATTTTCATTGATTTGCTCTGACCTATTACCGGAGATCCATAGAGTCCTGCAATCTCAGCTGCTCCGCCCCCTTTCTCTGCCGCCGACGATAGTTGATTCATTGCACCAAAGCCTCAAGTCGATGTCTATTGAGGAGGATGAGGTTCCACTCACTTTACCGGATAGCCCGAGATTCAGAGTCTTTGATG TTCTATCTCTCTTGGCTTTGACACTTCCATTAGCCATTGCTTCTGATCCAAGCCCCCTTCAAGATTTCTGCGTTGGCGTCAATACACCAGCAAGTGGAG TGTTTGTGAATGGAAAGTTCTGCAAGGATCCAAGGATCGTTAACGCAGATGACTTCTTTTCATCGGTACTCAACAGACCTGGAAATTTAAATAACGCTGTTGGGTCCAATGTGACAACTGTCAATGTTGACAACCTTGGAGGATTGAACACCCTTGGAATCTCACTTGTTCGTATAGACTATGCACCCAACGGTCAGAACCCACCTCACACTCACCCACGTGCCACTGAAATCTTGGTTGTCCAACAAGGAACCTTGCTTGTAGGGTTTGTCTCTTCAAACCAAGATCGAAACCGTCTTTTCGCCAAAACGCTCAATGTTGGTGATGTATTTGTGTTTCCAGAAGGACTCATCCATTTCCAGTTCAACCTAGGACGAACTCCAGCGGTTGCAATCGCTGCGTTGAGCAGTCAAAACGCAGGTGTTATCACGATTGCTAACACAGTGTTTGGCTCTAACCCAGCTATAGACCCGAATGTTCTTGCAAGGGCATTCCAGATGGATGCCAATGTCGTCAGGGATTTACAAAATAGGttctaa